The Apilactobacillus apisilvae genomic interval TATTTTAATGCCTTTTTTGCAATTAAGAATTTACCCACATGGATAAGCGGTATTGCTTCTTTTGCCGCTGTCTACGTTGCTGTTATGAAAGATAAGAAGCAAGAAAGCCTTAGAATAGGGGCTAATGTATTTACATCCAAAAAATATGGTGCTTTCATTGAACTCCTCAATAGAAGAACTTCTAAAGGATTTGTCAGATGTATTGGTATTGCTTTTATCACAAAAACGTCTGAAATCGATAAATGGGAAATAATTCCGGAATTTGCTTTAGAAAATTTTGTTAGTGATGAATGGAAAATGTTTAGAAGTGTTTCTGCTGACGATGTTACTAAGATTATTTTGAACGATGGAAGTAGCGACAAGAGACTGCAAAACATTTTTAATTATATTAATGATTATGATTTAAACAGTGATGATTATTATAGAAAATATAAAAATTCACTAAAAAAAGAATCTTTATTATTTGGCGGATATTATTTAGATTTTCATATGCAAACAAATGATAATGCAGATGATTTTTATGTAATGGTCAGTTTAAGAGATTTATTGGATGATAATTTAATAGTTAAGTAGGCGATGCTTTTCATCGCCTTTTTATATACATAAAGGAGGTGTTAGTGATTGTTTCTAAAGCTACACAGTTTAAATATGAAAAATTTGTCGATGCTTATATCAAAATGCGGAACGGTACAAAGGCAGCTATTGCTGCTGGTTATTCGCCTAAGACCGCAAGAACACAAGCATCCCAATTACTGCAACGAAAAGACATTCAAGCTAGTATGCAAAAGCATATAGAAGCTATGGAAAATGCTGATATTGCTAGTGAAAAGGAAGTTATGCAGTATTATTCCAGAGTTATGCGTAATCAAGAATATGATGAAGTTTCTACCGTTGATGGGACTTATATAACCATCCCTTCAATTAAAGATAGAAATAAAGCTGCTGAAATGCTGGGGAGATTCCGAGGATCATTTACTGATAATCATGAAATCAATGCTAACATCTCCGATAAAATAGAGATTATAGATGATGTGCCATTGATTGGGGATGATAATGATGCCGAGTCTAGTTAGCATGATAGCCCCATCATTTTATTCCATTCACAATGATATAAAACGCCAGAAGTATTCTAATTACTGGCTAAAAGGAGGACGTGGTAGTACCAAGTCCTCTTTTGTGTCTATTGAGATAATCTTAGGCATTATGAAAGACAGCCAAGCTAATGCCTTAGTCCTTAGGAAAGTGGCTAGTACCTTACGTGATTCGGTGTTTGATCAATATATTTGGGCGATTGATAAGTTAGGTGTTAGTAACTGGTGGCATGCTTCATATAGTCCACTAGAATTAACTTATTTGAAGACTGGCCAAAAGATTAGATTTAAGGGTGCTGATAGTCCTCGTAAGATTAAGTCACAGAAGTTCAGAACTGGTTATATCAAGTTCAAGCACTTTGAAGAATGTGATGAATTCAAAGGTTCATCTGAAATTCGTTCCATTAATCAATCACTTAATCGTGGTGGTTCTAACATTATGACTTTCTACACTTATAACCCACCAGCATCCCTTAATAATTGGGTCAATCAAGAAAGCTCACATGCGGCATTAAGAGAGGACACCTTAGTCCACTCATCGACTTACTTAACTGTTCCTAAAGAATGGCTGGGTAAGGAGTTCATATTGGATGCTGAACAGCTTAAAAAGGATAATGCTACTGCTTATGACCATGAATATATGGGCAAGATTACTGGTACAGGTGCTGAAGTCTTCAATAATATAACCTTGCGTAAGATTACGGATGAAGAAATATCACACTTTGACACTATTTATCGTGGTCTGGACTTTGGTTTTGCTAGTGATCCACTGGCTTATATGACTGTATATTATAATTCTTAAGTATCGTAAGTTATACGTTTACCGAGAAATATACAAAGTGGGAATGTCTAACCAAGCTGCTGCTGAAGAAATTAAGAAAATCAATCCTAGTAATGGATTGATCACTTGTGATTCAGCAGAGCCGAAAACAATTGCCGAAATGGGCAGAAGTGGCTTAGGGCTTTATCTGATGGCAGCAGTTAAGGGAGCTAGTCGTAGGCAGGGCTTTAAATGGCTGCAAGATTTAAGAGAAATCGTTATTGATCCAGAACGTTGTCCTAACTCTGCTCGTGAGTTTACCACTTATGAACTAGAACGAGATAAAGATGGAAATTTGAAAGCTGATTATCCCGATGGTAATGATCATACGCTGGATGCAATTAGATATAGTTGTGAAAGATTATCTAGAAAAGGAGGTTTCAGAAGATGGAAAAAATAGGTTTAGATGTTATGGAAAAGATGTTATCTAATACGAAGCCGACTTTAATCCATAACAGAGACCAGTATAAAGAATCAGAGCGTTACTATTTAAACCGCAATGATATTGTTAATAATGATGATAATAGCGTTCTACAAGCCATTATTGACTTTAATGGTGCTGATGGACTACTTCCAGCAACTAAAAAAGACTTACTACGTCATGCTGACAATCGTAAGTCTAGTAATTTTCATCAGATATTAATTGACCAAGAGGCTGGCTATATTGCTACTAAAGACCCAGAAATAGATGTGGGCAATGATAACAACAATAAAGCCATTAAGAAGGTTTTAGGGGATGATTTCTCCTTAATTTTAAACAAATTAATTGTTGATGCCTCTAATGCTGGTTATGGATGGGTACATTTCTGGGAAGATAATAATAATTCATTTCATTTTGCAGTAGTGCCACCCGATGAAATCTTTCCTATCTATGCTGATAGCTTAGAAACTGAAGTTAAAGCGGTTGAGCGTGTATATAAGCAGCTTAATACTTCTACCGGTAATTATGATACTATCATTGAGTTTTGGAATGATAAACAATGTACCGCCTTTAGAAAGAATTCAGATGGATTAGATTATTTCGATATGTTCCCAGTAGTTGATAATGCCACTGGAGATACCATTGGTAGTGAATCAGTTATTCAACATGGCTGGGGTATTGTTCCATTCATTAAATTTAGTAAAAATATCAAGGAAAAACCTGAATTACAGAAATACAAAGGTTCTATTGATATTTTTGATAAGGTATATAACGGTTTTGCTAATGATTTAGATGATATTCAACAAACCATTCTTATTTTAAAAGGCTATGGTGGTGAAAGCATTTCTGGACTATGGGAAACTATCAAGAAAGATAAAGCTATCCCAATTGACCCTTCACCTACTGGAGGCAGTGATACTGGTGTTGATACTTTAAACATTGAGATTCCTACTGAAGCCAGAAACATTATGCTAAATATTTCTCGTCAAAAGATATTTGATGAAGGGCAAGGCATTGACCCACAGAAGTTCATGGAAAATGGAGCATTAAGTGGTAAAGCCATTAAGGGGCTTTATGCGAACTTAGAATTAAAGGCTACTACCACTGAAAAATACTTCAGACCAGCCTTATCACAACTGATTCGTATGATCATGAAGCATTTAGGAATTGCTGATTATCAAAACATTGATATTTCACAGACATGGAATCGAACAGCAGTTCAAAATGATTTAGAGATTGCTCAAGGCTTGTCTTATGTAGAGAAATTTACTTCATCAAGGAATTTAGCCAGAGCCAATCCTTATGTAGATGATGCTGATAAAGAATTACAGTATCAAGCTGATGATAAGGTTGATGGGGATGGTTATAGTAATCCTAAAAATATGAAACAAATTAAAGATGGCTTAGAAGATGAATCATAGTAATCAAATTGGTAATCAAAATTATTGGAAGACTAGAGCGTTACAGACAAAAGTTAGAGCTATCCTTATGTCTAATGAATACGAACTCGCCCTCAGTAAACGCATGAATGGATTAAAAGATGACCTTCAGCAACGATTAAAACAGTTTTATACGATGTACGCTGATAATGAAGGCATCCCATATGATGAAGCCAATAAAATATTAATGAATATATCTTCTAAACATTGGGAAATGACTTTAGATGAGTTCAAAAAGAAAGCTATCGCTGGTGGATATACTAAAGAGCTGAATTCTGAATACTTTAAAAGCCGAATTGCTCGTTTAGAAGACTTAGAAAAGCAATTAATTGATTTATCCACGAGTTTTGCTGGTCAAGAGCAATTCAAATTTGAAAAGTCATTGGTTGATGCGTTTGATAATACTTATATGCGGACAAATTACAATATTCAACAAGGTTTTAACTACTTTACTACTGACTTTGCTCATTTTGACGAAGAACAGTTAAAAGTAATCGTTAGTAAACCGTGGAAACCTAGTAATTTTTCATCTCGAATTTGGCCAGAACGTCCCAAACAAGAGACAAAGCCTAAAAGTTATGATCAAAGGCTTATGGAAAATTACCGTAATGAACTACCAAGTCAATTAATGGATTCATTGCTTAGAAGCACCGTGATCGGAGCTAGTTATCAAGAAGTTACTAAAGAATTCAGTAATCGTTTTGAAGATGTTTCTAAGAAAAGCATTCATAGATTAGTGATTACAGAAATGGCTCACGTAGCGAATGAATCATCCTTTATGAGTTATGAAGACAATGGTGTTGAAGAATATGATTATCTAGCCACTCTAGAAAATCGAACTTGTTCTGTCTGTGCATTGCTAGATGAGAAAAATTTTAAAGTTTCTGAACGAGTGGAAGGTAAGAACTGTCCAGTCATGCATCCTCATTGTCGTTGCACTACTGTAGCTCACGTTTCTGAAATGCCACCAATTAAACGTTGGTCTAAAAATGGAAATGAGCGAGAATATGTAGATGATATGAACTTTACGGAGTGGAAAAATAAAATTGCATAAACATGTTATTTTTAAATAAAAGCAATAAATAACATGTTATAAGAAAACGCAAAATTAATTACATTGTTCTAATGCTATTTAACACATGTTATTTCTGAGAAATAACATGTGTTTTGTGTTTCGACCTGAGTAAGTCGTTAAAAGGCTTATTTTTTATACCCTAATCGAGTTCGTTACTCGTAAAAGCAACGAGAAAGGTGTGTACACACATGAAAAGAGAAGATTTAAAAGAACTAGGTCTAGATGCTAGTAAGATTGATTCAATCATGAAATTGCATGGTCAAAGTATTAATCAGGTAAAGGAACAATACTCTGATTATGACGAAATTAAGGCTCAAAACAATTCTTTAACTGAACAAGTTAATAAAAATGATAAAGATCTTAAATCATTGCAAAAACAAGTTAAAGATAATGATGAATTGCATAAAACAGTCAGCAACTTGAGAAAAGATAATGACAATCTTAAGAAGTCTAAAGATGCTGAAATTGGCAAAATGAAGTTGAATCATGCATTAGATTCTAAGTTATCTAGTTACAAAGTAAGAAATAATAAAGCTATCAAGCCTTTCCTAAATATGGATGAAATCAAGTTAGACGATGATGGCAACCTAACTGGTTTGGATAACCAAATGGAAGCCATTCAAAAGGATGAAAATAATGCATTCTTATTTGATAAAGGTACTGATACCCAATATAAGCCAAACGGTGGGGATGGAAGTGGTGCTGATGCACAAGCTCGTTTCGATGCAGCGTTTGGTTTAGACAGTAATAATAAATAAAAAGGAGTTTTATAAATGGCAATTGAAGATATTAACGTTAACTTTTCTGTACAATACGGATCAGTTGTAGATAGAAAGTATTATCCAAAGCGAACTAGTGATGCTCTCTGGCGTTCACCAAGTAATAATATGGTTAAATGGGAAGGTCTACATGTTAAAATTCCTACATTAGCAGTTAATGGAGGCAGCACTTATAGAAATACCAATGACCTAAGTATGGGTGAAATTGCTGATTATTCTAATGACTGGGAAGACAAACAAATTAGATTTGCTCGTCAATGGAAAACGGTAGTTGATCCAACTAATGTTAAGGGAACTGATACGATTGTTACAATCTCTAATATCACTGATTTACACAATGTTCAAGACGTAGTTAAAGAACAAGATTGTTATATGTATTCATCTTTATTCCAAGAAAAGCAAAGAATTAATGCTCAAAAAGTTGCCAATGGTGAACTAAAAGATTCTAATGATGGAATTTACAATCAGCAACTTGATGAAACTAATATCTTAAAAGTTTTTGATGATATGATGACTCAAATGGATGAATCTAGTGTTACTGGAACTAGAATGCTATATGTTACTCCACAAGTTAATAAAATGCTTAAAACTGCTGATTTTGCTAATCGTGCGGCTAATATTAATGGTAGTGGCAAGATTGAACGCTCAATCTATTCAATTGATGATGTAACTATTGTATCTGTTCCTTCTCACTTAATGCGTACTGCATTTGACTTTACTAATGGTGTTAAAGATAAAAGTGGTTCTAAACAAATTCAAATGTTTATGATTGTTAATGGGATGCAATTATCACCACAAGTATATTCTTATGCTGGGATTCAAAACCCAACTCCATTAACTAATGGTAATTACTTATACTATGAATGCAGTTTAAGTGATGTATTCATGCTAGATAACAAAGTACAAGCTTATGCAGCTGCAATTACTGATCGTACTGATGATAACACTGCAAACAATCAACCACCTGTTGATAAAAAGCAATAGTAGGAGTAATTAAGTATGGATAAGGATTTCATTTTATCTAAAATTAAACTATTTGTTCCCAACGATAGTAATAATCCTAATTATGATTCAGCAATTGAGTATGTAGTGGACAAAGTAATGCAAGATATTGCTAATTACACACATATACCACTGAAAGAACTCCCTGATGGCTTAAAATACACCGCTGTGGGAATGTCCGTGGATTTGATTAATTCCACTGAAATGTTAGTTCCTCAAGCAGAGCGTAACAATGGTATTAGCTCAGTTACTGAAGGGGATGAATCAGTTACCTTTAAAAGTATTGCTGAAGATATTTCTTTAGTAAATCAAACGAATTCCGTTACCAAAGATTACTATTATCAATTGAATAGCTATAGGAGGCTAAACTTTGATTAACTCTAAGAAGTTCAAAAAGGCAGCTAAAATCCTATGGTCTAGTCGAGCTACAATTTATGGCCAAGTTAATACTAAAGATGATGTCTTTGATGATACAACTGACCAAATGATTGTTGAAAATGAGCCTTGTAAGGTCATCATTAGCACTATGAAGTCCGATTCTATGAATCTAGTTAATGAACAAACCTATGATGCTAAATTATTAATCAGAAATGGCATTAATATTCCTTCAGGAGCCAAAATCAAGGTAACTGATGTGAATGGCCATACTAATAATTACAAGCAAACCAC includes:
- a CDS encoding head-tail connector protein → MDKDFILSKIKLFVPNDSNNPNYDSAIEYVVDKVMQDIANYTHIPLKELPDGLKYTAVGMSVDLINSTEMLVPQAERNNGISSVTEGDESVTFKSIAEDISLVNQTNSVTKDYYYQLNSYRRLNFD
- a CDS encoding phage portal protein, translated to MEKIGLDVMEKMLSNTKPTLIHNRDQYKESERYYLNRNDIVNNDDNSVLQAIIDFNGADGLLPATKKDLLRHADNRKSSNFHQILIDQEAGYIATKDPEIDVGNDNNNKAIKKVLGDDFSLILNKLIVDASNAGYGWVHFWEDNNNSFHFAVVPPDEIFPIYADSLETEVKAVERVYKQLNTSTGNYDTIIEFWNDKQCTAFRKNSDGLDYFDMFPVVDNATGDTIGSESVIQHGWGIVPFIKFSKNIKEKPELQKYKGSIDIFDKVYNGFANDLDDIQQTILILKGYGGESISGLWETIKKDKAIPIDPSPTGGSDTGVDTLNIEIPTEARNIMLNISRQKIFDEGQGIDPQKFMENGALSGKAIKGLYANLELKATTTEKYFRPALSQLIRMIMKHLGIADYQNIDISQTWNRTAVQNDLEIAQGLSYVEKFTSSRNLARANPYVDDADKELQYQADDKVDGDGYSNPKNMKQIKDGLEDES
- a CDS encoding terminase small subunit, whose amino-acid sequence is MIVSKATQFKYEKFVDAYIKMRNGTKAAIAAGYSPKTARTQASQLLQRKDIQASMQKHIEAMENADIASEKEVMQYYSRVMRNQEYDEVSTVDGTYITIPSIKDRNKAAEMLGRFRGSFTDNHEINANISDKIEIIDDVPLIGDDNDAESS
- a CDS encoding capsid protein — translated: MAIEDINVNFSVQYGSVVDRKYYPKRTSDALWRSPSNNMVKWEGLHVKIPTLAVNGGSTYRNTNDLSMGEIADYSNDWEDKQIRFARQWKTVVDPTNVKGTDTIVTISNITDLHNVQDVVKEQDCYMYSSLFQEKQRINAQKVANGELKDSNDGIYNQQLDETNILKVFDDMMTQMDESSVTGTRMLYVTPQVNKMLKTADFANRAANINGSGKIERSIYSIDDVTIVSVPSHLMRTAFDFTNGVKDKSGSKQIQMFMIVNGMQLSPQVYSYAGIQNPTPLTNGNYLYYECSLSDVFMLDNKVQAYAAAITDRTDDNTANNQPPVDKKQ
- a CDS encoding PBSX family phage terminase large subunit codes for the protein MPSLVSMIAPSFYSIHNDIKRQKYSNYWLKGGRGSTKSSFVSIEIILGIMKDSQANALVLRKVASTLRDSVFDQYIWAIDKLGVSNWWHASYSPLELTYLKTGQKIRFKGADSPRKIKSQKFRTGYIKFKHFEECDEFKGSSEIRSINQSLNRGGSNIMTFYTYNPPASLNNWVNQESSHAALREDTLVHSSTYLTVPKEWLGKEFILDAEQLKKDNATAYDHEYMGKITGTGAEVFNNITLRKITDEEISHFDTIYRGLDFGFASDPLAYMTVYYNS
- a CDS encoding phage scaffolding protein → MKREDLKELGLDASKIDSIMKLHGQSINQVKEQYSDYDEIKAQNNSLTEQVNKNDKDLKSLQKQVKDNDELHKTVSNLRKDNDNLKKSKDAEIGKMKLNHALDSKLSSYKVRNNKAIKPFLNMDEIKLDDDGNLTGLDNQMEAIQKDENNAFLFDKGTDTQYKPNGGDGSGADAQARFDAAFGLDSNNK
- a CDS encoding minor capsid protein, encoding MNHSNQIGNQNYWKTRALQTKVRAILMSNEYELALSKRMNGLKDDLQQRLKQFYTMYADNEGIPYDEANKILMNISSKHWEMTLDEFKKKAIAGGYTKELNSEYFKSRIARLEDLEKQLIDLSTSFAGQEQFKFEKSLVDAFDNTYMRTNYNIQQGFNYFTTDFAHFDEEQLKVIVSKPWKPSNFSSRIWPERPKQETKPKSYDQRLMENYRNELPSQLMDSLLRSTVIGASYQEVTKEFSNRFEDVSKKSIHRLVITEMAHVANESSFMSYEDNGVEEYDYLATLENRTCSVCALLDEKNFKVSERVEGKNCPVMHPHCRCTTVAHVSEMPPIKRWSKNGNEREYVDDMNFTEWKNKIA
- a CDS encoding terminase large subunit, translated to MSNQAAAEEIKKINPSNGLITCDSAEPKTIAEMGRSGLGLYLMAAVKGASRRQGFKWLQDLREIVIDPERCPNSAREFTTYELERDKDGNLKADYPDGNDHTLDAIRYSCERLSRKGGFRRWKK